The Candida orthopsilosis Co 90-125, chromosome 3 draft sequence sequence TCTCTAAACTTCTTTTAATACGAACCTTCAACATATTTAAAGACAGATAGATCCGACGACTATAGCAGATGAGCTAAACGAGCTTGTAAGAAGCAAAAATGGACATTGTGCATACACATTAGTGTTCGGATCATGCACAGATGGTGAGTAGGCTGGTTATctaaaattaaaatttgATGCTCTCGTGGATCCTGTGGTTCTGTTACAAACAAGAACACTCGTCTCACTTAGGTTTCAAACACCGACAGCAGTATCCATCCCGAACTCGATTTGTTATAGATAAGGTCATAGGTTGGATTTCCATTCACTTTGTTGGTTGATAGAACTATAGTCTTTTATTCGTGGCAGATATTGCttcaatggtgatgaaCATTTGTCTCATGGGATCACGTCCTAGACATGACATTTCCTGCAATAATATGCCATTCATTCGTTTCAGTTGATTTTACTGGACCCCAATTTCATCCAAACACCACATATTTACTTATTCGGCGTTGTGTATTTCCCCGGCTATAACCTTCGCCGTCTTCAGATGTTCAGAAGTGCAGAGAGTACTAAACAGCTCAGCGTGGCGATTCAAAAACTTCTGGTGCCAACGCGAACTGATATTAATATTCTTGTCTGTATAACTCAAAATATCCGCAACTAACTCcttgaaatcaacaatgctAAATTCCTCGCGCATCGCATACATTTTCTCTATATGTTGCTTGACCATCTGCTCTTGGTTCTCACCCAGCACTTAACACTTTTTGTGGGTTTCTCAACTCGATCTGCTTTCGTTCTGAAAATCTGATACTGTTGATTCAGCTACTTCATAGACAACCTGCTTCACTTAAAATAACACCGGAATAAGTTTTGTAATACTCTAGGGCTTTTGCTTTGTCTTCATCAGTGGATCCGCATTCACACTTTGATCCGGCTAAAATTACGCCCTTTTGTTGCCATTGTAAGGGGGTGAATAAGGGTGtacaatttgtttgatatgACTTTACCGTACGCGTTATTCTCACTGTTGCCAAGGGTGACTACGCATTATGATGTCATTTTATTGTTTCAGTTTCGCGAGCAGCCTTTATATAGTGCGGGTGAATCCCCTTTTCGTGTAATATTCCGAATAATAATTACTAACTGCCACTCGGAGTACCGTTTATACACAATCTCTCCGATTCAACGTGTGGCGTCAAATTcgtcttttctttttttgcTGTCAGATTTGTCACATACCCGAAACAATTAGCAACAATATAAATAGCCGCTGAATTCCTTTCCCAACAAATTGTCCCAACAATCACATTTTCCAATACAACATACactaaatcaatttcagaaAATGTCAGcccaattgaaaattaaCACAACCCAATTCACTTTAAACACCGGCGCTAAAATCCCAGCAGTTGGTTTGGGTACATGGCGTGCAAGTGAAAAAGATGCTGCTTACAATTCTGTCTTGACTGCGTTAAAAAATGGCTACAGACATATTGATACTGCTGCTATCTACGGAAACGAGGAGGAAGTAGGTAGAGGAATTGCTGCAGCAGGAATCCCAAGAGAGGAATTATTTGTCACTACTAAATTGTGGAACAAGAAACACAAGGATGTCGAAGCTGCTTTAGATGAgtctttgaaaaaattgggtCTCGACTATATTGATTTGTACTTGATCCACTGGCCAGTTTCAACCGATCCAGAGACCGACAAGCCATACTTAGATCACGACTTCGTTGATACTTGGAAAACTTTGCAAAAGATTTACAAAGAAGGTAAAAAGGTCAAGGCGATTGGTGTTTCAAACTTTACtgtcaagaaattggaaaaacttttgaatgctgaaggtgttgatgttgttccAGCTGCTAACCAGGTTGAAGCTCACCCATTGTTGACTCAACCTGAATTATACGACtatttgaaatcaaagaatattgttttggaaGCTTATTCACCATTGGGATCTAGTGAATCCccattattcaaaa is a genomic window containing:
- a CDS encoding Gcy1 possible aldo/keto reductase — translated: MSAQLKINTTQFTLNTGAKIPAVGLGTWRASEKDAAYNSVLTALKNGYRHIDTAAIYGNEEEVGRGIAAAGIPREELFVTTKLWNKKHKDVEAALDESLKKLGLDYIDLYLIHWPVSTDPETDKPYLDHDFVDTWKTLQKIYKEGKKVKAIGVSNFTVKKLEKLLNAEGVDVVPAANQVEAHPLLTQPELYDYLKSKNIVLEAYSPLGSSESPLFKNKTITDIAEKNGVEPAQVLVSWAVQRDTVVLPKSVTDSRIISNIKTFTLSKEDFEILNKLSEKDGVVRTCNPGFNNFDD